Genomic segment of Gammaproteobacteria bacterium:
TGATCAGTTCGGCCTTCTCGAAGTCGTCGAGCGAGCAGGTGCCTTTACCGACGCCGATGGACTCCTTCATCGCGAAGCCGGATGGCTCGTGACACAGATTGGAAGAATCGGGCAGATTTGCCGATCCGTAGGCGCGCGCCACCAACTGCCAGAGAAAGGCCGCCTCGTTGCTGCTGCGCCCCGAGGCATAGAATGCCGCGCGCTCCGGGGCAATCTCCCCCTGTGTCAGGCTAGTTGTCGCCTCAGAAGTGTCCGGTAATTTAATTGAATAGATTCAATTGGTTATTGTCTTTCTGCATGCTCATTTGCGTCTCCGCATTTTTAAGTAATTGATCGAGTGGCGTTTTCTCGAAAAGAGTCAGGCTCAAAATCTGTAGGATTGTGTAAAGCGAAGCCTCGGTATTGAGCCGCTTTTTCACGATGGCGACCACGACGTAAACCGCGATGGCGATCCATATTTGCGTCTTGACTGCATTCTCGGTGGTGCCATAGAACCGCTTGATTCGAAGATGCTGTTTGATCCACTTGAAGAATAGCTCGACCTGCCAGCGGCAACGATAAAGCTGAGCGATGGTCAGCGCAGGCAGGTCGAAGTTGTTGGTCAGAAAGACCAGAAACCTGTCGTGTTCGGCATCGTAGAACTTGATGCGTCGCAGGTGCTGCGGGTAATCCTTGCTGGCCTTGCGAGCAGTCAATGCAATGGTCTGGTCGCAGCGCAGTCCAGTGGACTTGTCCACGGTGCGAGAGTAGACGCGACGAAAGAGCAGATTGGATTTGCCACGGATGACAAAGAACGCCTGTGCTTGATGCAGGGTGAACCAGCGAGCGAAGTCGGTGAAGCCACGATCCATGATGTAAAAGCTGCCGGCTTCGGGTATCAGGATATCGAGCACATTGACCTCGTGCATCTTGCCATCGCTGATGTGGATGAAGGTTGGAATGTTGCCGCGCAGGTCGAGCAGCGTATGCATCTTGACGGCAGCTTTGGTGGAGCGGAAGCGTGCCCACGGAAAGACGCTCAAGCACAGGTCGATGGTCGTGGTATCGAGTGCGTAGACCGTCTGTTCCAGTTCGACCGCAAAGCTGTCGCTGGCGTAAAGCTTTCTGGCGGTCTGGATTAAGCTCATCGCGAAATCCGCGTAGATGCGACAGTCGCGTTGCTCGTTGGCATCGGCCAGCGTGCTCTTGGCGATGTTGCCTCGTATGCCCAAGTGATAGAGCTTGGCTTGGTGGGCGCGCAGACAGGTTTCGATGTCGCGAAGGCTTTCGCGGTAAGTCAGCTGCGCGAACGCCATGCAGAGAAATTGATCGAGATGCGAAAAAGTCTTGGTGGGATATTTGGAAGGGTAGCGCTGCACGCAGCGACGGAATGTGTGAAGGGGCAAATGCTCCATGAGTTGTGCGAACACCAACTGGCCTGAATACATGACGGAAACTCCTGGGGGGAAAGCCCCAGTTTCCCAAAAAATTCACGTTCAAGTCGGTGACACCCCTAAACACACACTTTCCTATTCAACATCATCATGTTATATAGCCGTCTTTGCGAAATTGCCGGACACTTCTGTTGTCGCCTCTAAATTTTAATTTTCTAAAATAGAGGCAACGATGAAAATAACGTATTCTGGGGCATTTATAGAACAAGCGCTGGTCAAGGTATTTTCTCGTGGAGATCGGACAATCCGGTCGGTGGCGGAAGACCTGAACGTTAGTTTCCATACGTTAAAGAATTGGATGAAAAGGAAATCGATGGGCAAGCTCAGTATATCGGTGACAAAAGAGAAACGGCCCCAGGACTGGAGCGCGGAGGAGCAGCTGGTGGCAT
This window contains:
- a CDS encoding molybdopterin-dependent oxidoreductase, with product MAPERAAFYASGRSSNEAAFLWQLVARAYGSANLPDSSNLCHEPSGFAMKESIGVGKGTCSLDDFEKAELIMVIGQNPASNHPRMMGALDAAARRGATIIAINPLAERGFTNFADPKDVVRMALGK
- a CDS encoding IS4 family transposase encodes the protein MYSGQLVFAQLMEHLPLHTFRRCVQRYPSKYPTKTFSHLDQFLCMAFAQLTYRESLRDIETCLRAHQAKLYHLGIRGNIAKSTLADANEQRDCRIYADFAMSLIQTARKLYASDSFAVELEQTVYALDTTTIDLCLSVFPWARFRSTKAAVKMHTLLDLRGNIPTFIHISDGKMHEVNVLDILIPEAGSFYIMDRGFTDFARWFTLHQAQAFFVIRGKSNLLFRRVYSRTVDKSTGLRCDQTIALTARKASKDYPQHLRRIKFYDAEHDRFLVFLTNNFDLPALTIAQLYRCRWQVELFFKWIKQHLRIKRFYGTTENAVKTQIWIAIAVYVVVAIVKKRLNTEASLYTILQILSLTLFEKTPLDQLLKNAETQMSMQKDNNQLNLFN